In Eubalaena glacialis isolate mEubGla1 chromosome 2, mEubGla1.1.hap2.+ XY, whole genome shotgun sequence, a single genomic region encodes these proteins:
- the DAD1 gene encoding dolichyl-diphosphooligosaccharide--protein glycosyltransferase subunit DAD1 codes for MSASVLSVISRFLEEYLSSTPQRLKLLDAYLLYILLTGALQFGYCLLVGTFPFNSFLSGFISCVGSFILAVCLRIQINPQNKADFQGISPERAFADFLFASTILHLVVMNFVG; via the exons ATGTCGGCGTCGGTGTTGTCGGTCATCTCGCGGTTCTTAGAAGAGTACTTGAGCTCCACTCCTCAGCGTCTGAAGTTGTTGGACGCGTACCTCCTGTATATACTGCTGACCGGGGCGCTGCAATTCGGTTATTGTCTCCTCGTGGGGACCTTCCCCTTCAACTCTTTCCTCTCGGGCTTCATCTCCTGTGTGGGGAGTTTTATCCTAGCGG TTTGTCTGAGAATACAGAtcaacccacaaaacaaagcgGATTTCCAAGGCATCTCCCCGGAGCGAGCCTTTGCTGATTTTCTCTTTGCCAGCACCATCCTGCACCTTGTTGTCATGAACTTCGTTGGCTGA